From Ptiloglossa arizonensis isolate GNS036 chromosome 10, iyPtiAriz1_principal, whole genome shotgun sequence, the proteins below share one genomic window:
- the LOC143152095 gene encoding uncharacterized protein LOC143152095 isoform X11 yields the protein MIGSFWNLCRACPSMPIDKQLHSEYRSTYTWHEYTGPHQEHTVVRRAPQPPPTSTTQASAKLQSAKSTEDENNEGPTLEPPLPRRKKCPELAYKTHEFITAADGGGIDAVESNVVADKVREVTAQSGLPPSQLSKAISRISTEYRLQFAWPRRPQLTNGETVPPGVTAAGAPAGTTGPPRKSLSMGALKQGIAPTGPAPVHKKRPGDVDHKRDGVQASELEPLVGGTGTDTIDGVVPEGDEREEDMSDLKIAFRGKKSGRTVRIMDDKGPSKQQEKPFPTAEVIELRRLADEYKHRDWGCGLAAEDEASLWKRVSSNHALNALSLARSVTKEEKEKENTRKVAPITMTMTMPPAGRPSSVQARPMHGLLQDDAKADTERAIARARKDFLIRHHLDRTTGVVLLDDDEFFASGDGALLPSPTREKLEPVIPRRREDTKEHREEVQPKTKSSPKNSPRTGRSQSLGPCVTERRSPKRQPPRAPSVTKDAREKEKEPKDKEKEQREKSGEPERHPRPMTAEPQINGDATGGDSSVASTPPSQTQPPVSATAASPWIDDEPVVKSPPEPTRVKSPEQMIMRSPEPVNWTVPLDTGKTFTVTQNVREEPLTRPHSEAKTWAPSSLPSAPQSAPPELAAQHKSQHSQHSGYKSPESESISIGSFSGLNGHKDMDWERDSPLPTRAQGISTPTQVEKESGGAEEESKDQPKSEPSIKPVAGTNLRCLEDPGFEYERKETGQPTTTATMTTPSSSVTPQQGYRILEAESPQGGTGAGGGGGGVGGVVGSSGGSYHVLEAPTVVPGSAQRSAASEVLEKARNRFDKFWGKGSGSEN from the exons GACCCACCTTGGAACCACCGTTGCCGAGACGAAAGAAATGCCCGGAGCTCGCGTACAAGACGCACGAATTTATAACGGCGGCCGACGGAGGTGGCATAGATGCCGTCGAGTCGAACGTTGTAGCTGACAAAGTTCGG GAAGTTACAGCGCAGTCGGGTTTGCCGCCGAGTCAGCTAAGCAAAGCGATATCCCGTATCAGCACCGAGTATCGGCTGCAGTTCGCCTGGCCTAGACGACCTCAACTGACAAATGGCGAGACAGTGCCACCGGGAGTCACGGCCGCGGGAGCGCCTGCAGGTACGACAGGACCACCTAGAAAGTCTCTCAGCATGGGAGCTCTTAAGCAGGGTATCGCGCCTACAGGACCTGCCCCGGTTCACAAGAAACGACCCGGCGATGTCGATCATAAACGCGATG GAGTACAGGCATCGGAACTGGAGCCCCTGGTCGGAGGAACTGGAACGGACACCATCGACGGAGTGGTGCCCGAGGGCGATGAGCGCGAGGAGGACATGTCGGATTTGAAAATAGCTTTCAG GGGTAAAAAATCAGGTAGAACCGTAAGGATAATGGATGATAAAGGGCCGAGCAAACAACAGGAGAAACCATTTCCTACCGCAGAGGTGATCGAGCTTAGGCGACTCGCTGACGAGTACAAG CATCGCGACTGGGGTTGCGGTCTGGCAGCCGAGGACGAAGCTTCGCTGTGGAAACGAGTCTCCAGTAACCATGCTCTCAACGCGCTGTCCCTTGCCAG GTCAGTGACgaaggaagagaaagagaaagagaacacGAGGAAAGTCGCACCGATTACCATGACGATGACCATGCCACCCGCGGGTCGACCATCTTCGGTGCAAGCTAGACCTATGCACGGATTGTTGCAGGACGATGCCAAAGCG GATACCGAAAGAGCCATCGCTCGCGCAAGAAAGGATTTCTTGATCCGCCATCATCTGGATCGCACCACCGGTGTCG TCCTCCTAGATGATGACGAATTCTTTGCGTCAGGCGACGGAGCACTGCTTCCCTCTCCGACGAGAGAGAAGCTGGAGCCCGTGATACCGCGACGTCGAGAGGACACGAAGGAACACCGGGAGGAAGTTCAGCCCAAGACGAAATCCAGCCCGAAGAACAGCCCGAGAACAGGCCGTTCTCAGAGTCTTGGACCATGCGTCACCGAGCGTCGATCACCGAAACGCCAACCACCGCGCGCACCATCCGTCACCAAAGACGCCAGG gagaaagagaaggagcCGAAGGATAAGGAGAAAGAGCAGAGGGAGAAGAGCGGTGAGCCTGAAAGGCATCCACGACCGA TGACAGCGGAACCGCAAATAAACGGGGACGCAACCGGCGGGGATTCGAGCGTCGCCTCGACCCCACCCTCGCAGACGCAACCACCGGTGTCTGCAACTGCCGCAAGCCCGTGGATCGACGACGAACCGGTGGTGAAAAGTCCACCGGAACCTACCAGGGTAAAGTCCCCGGAGCAGATGATCATGCGGTCCCCGGAACCGGTGAATTGGACCGTGCCCCTGGACACCGGGAAAACGTTCACTGTCACGCAAAACGTCAGAGAAG AACCCCTGACGCGTCCGCATAGCGAGGCAAAGACATGGGCACCCTCTTCTCTGCCGTCGGCACCTCAATCGGCACCACCTGAGCTCGCGGCGCAGCACAAGTCGCAACATTCCCAGCATTCCGGTTATAAATCGCCTGAGAGCGAAAGCATTTCCATCGGTAGCTTCAGCGGCTTGAACGGGCACAAGGACATGGACTGGGAAAGAGACAGCCCGTTGCCGACCCGTGCTCAGGGTATCAGCACTCCTACGCAGGTTGAGAAG GAATCGGGGGGAGCGGAGGAGGAGTCCAAAGACCAACCGAAATCGGAACCATCGATAAAGCCAGTGGCGGGTACGAATCTGAGATGTCTGGAGGACCCAGGTTTCGAGTACGAGAGAAAGGAAACGGGTCAGCCTACAACGACGGCGACAATGACGACACCGTCGTCGTCGGTGACTCCTCAACAGGGTTATCGTATCCTAGAAGCCGAGTCGCCTCAAGGGGGTACCGGtgccggcggtggtggtggtggcgtggGGGGCGTAGTAGGTAGCAGCGGGGGTAGTTATCACGTGCTCGAGGCACCGACGGTTGTTCCAGGCTCGGCGCAGCGTTCAGCGGCGAGCGAAGTGTTGGAGAAAGCGCGGAATCGGTTCGACAAGTTCTGGGGAAAAGGTAGCGGCTCGGAGAATTAG
- the LOC143152095 gene encoding uncharacterized protein LOC143152095 isoform X8: MIGSFWNLCRACPSMPIDKQLHSEYRSTYTWHEYTGPHQEHTVVRRAPQPPPTSTTQASAKLQSAKSTEDENNEGPTLEPPLPRRKKCPELAYKTHEFITAADGGGIDAVESNVVADKVREVTAQSGLPPSQLSKAISRISTEYRLQFAWPRRPQLTNGETVPPGVTAAGAPAGTTGPPRKSLSMGALKQGIAPTGPAPVHKKRPGDVDHKRDGVQASELEPLVGGTGTDTIDGVVPEGDEREEDMSDLKIAFRSVTKEEKEKENTRKVAPITMTMTMPPAGRPSSVQARPMHGLLQDDAKADTERAIARARKDFLIRHHLDRTTGVVLLDDDEFFASGDGALLPSPTREKLEPVIPRRREDTKEHREEVQPKTKSSPKNSPRTGRSQSLGPCVTERRSPKRQPPRAPSVTKDAREKEKEPKDKEKEQREKSGEPERHPRPTGVSVTGPGRVRWSIREPSTISSTGPSTSVPPLPPPPSGPGPTPFHRRPPQVHRKSFLATTAPPHRPLHHAKPSTTNTTTTTTTTTVKPPVKHSVHTSVHHPPTSSAAAAARPDRVKDISRCQGPNEAQPKTARDDPAAAAAAAAAADPSKSSSDSRYASNQAATAVQPMTAEPQINGDATGGDSSVASTPPSQTQPPVSATAASPWIDDEPVVKSPPEPTRVKSPEQMIMRSPEPVNWTVPLDTGKTFTVTQNVREEPLTRPHSEAKTWAPSSLPSAPQSAPPELAAQHKSQHSQHSGYKSPESESISIGSFSGLNGHKDMDWERDSPLPTRAQGISTPTQVEKESGGAEEESKDQPKSEPSIKPVAGTNLRCLEDPGFEYERKETGQPTTTATMTTPSSSVTPQQGYRILEAESPQGGTGAGGGGGGVGGVVGSSGGSYHVLEAPTVVPGSAQRSAASEVLEKARNRFDKFWGKGSGSEN; this comes from the exons GACCCACCTTGGAACCACCGTTGCCGAGACGAAAGAAATGCCCGGAGCTCGCGTACAAGACGCACGAATTTATAACGGCGGCCGACGGAGGTGGCATAGATGCCGTCGAGTCGAACGTTGTAGCTGACAAAGTTCGG GAAGTTACAGCGCAGTCGGGTTTGCCGCCGAGTCAGCTAAGCAAAGCGATATCCCGTATCAGCACCGAGTATCGGCTGCAGTTCGCCTGGCCTAGACGACCTCAACTGACAAATGGCGAGACAGTGCCACCGGGAGTCACGGCCGCGGGAGCGCCTGCAGGTACGACAGGACCACCTAGAAAGTCTCTCAGCATGGGAGCTCTTAAGCAGGGTATCGCGCCTACAGGACCTGCCCCGGTTCACAAGAAACGACCCGGCGATGTCGATCATAAACGCGATG GAGTACAGGCATCGGAACTGGAGCCCCTGGTCGGAGGAACTGGAACGGACACCATCGACGGAGTGGTGCCCGAGGGCGATGAGCGCGAGGAGGACATGTCGGATTTGAAAATAGCTTTCAG GTCAGTGACgaaggaagagaaagagaaagagaacacGAGGAAAGTCGCACCGATTACCATGACGATGACCATGCCACCCGCGGGTCGACCATCTTCGGTGCAAGCTAGACCTATGCACGGATTGTTGCAGGACGATGCCAAAGCG GATACCGAAAGAGCCATCGCTCGCGCAAGAAAGGATTTCTTGATCCGCCATCATCTGGATCGCACCACCGGTGTCG TCCTCCTAGATGATGACGAATTCTTTGCGTCAGGCGACGGAGCACTGCTTCCCTCTCCGACGAGAGAGAAGCTGGAGCCCGTGATACCGCGACGTCGAGAGGACACGAAGGAACACCGGGAGGAAGTTCAGCCCAAGACGAAATCCAGCCCGAAGAACAGCCCGAGAACAGGCCGTTCTCAGAGTCTTGGACCATGCGTCACCGAGCGTCGATCACCGAAACGCCAACCACCGCGCGCACCATCCGTCACCAAAGACGCCAGG gagaaagagaaggagcCGAAGGATAAGGAGAAAGAGCAGAGGGAGAAGAGCGGTGAGCCTGAAAGGCATCCACGACCGA CGGGTGTTTCAGTCACGGGCCCTGGTCGCGTGCGTTGGAGCATACGGGAACCCTCGACGATTTCCTCAACGGGTCCGTCGACCAGCGTGCCGCCATTACCGCCACCACCCTCCGGCCCAGGGCCTACTCCGTTCCACAGGAGGCCCCCACAGGTTCATCGGAAAT CCTTCCTCGCAACCACCGCTCCTCCCCATCGCCCTCTTCATCACGCCAAACCCTCAACCACCAatacaaccaccaccaccacaacTACCACTGTAAAACCCCCGGTAAAGCATTCAGTTCATACGAGTGTCCATCACCCACCTACGTCGAGCGCTGCCGCTGCGGCCAGGCCGGACCGTGTTAAAGATATAAGCCGGTGCCAAGGTCCGAACGAAGCTCAGCCAAAAACGGCCCGCGACGATCCAGCTGCGGCTGCGGCCGCAGCCGCCGCCGCCGATCCATCCAAATCATCCTCCGATAGTCGATACGCGTCAAACCAAGCCGCTACCGCCGTCCAACCTA TGACAGCGGAACCGCAAATAAACGGGGACGCAACCGGCGGGGATTCGAGCGTCGCCTCGACCCCACCCTCGCAGACGCAACCACCGGTGTCTGCAACTGCCGCAAGCCCGTGGATCGACGACGAACCGGTGGTGAAAAGTCCACCGGAACCTACCAGGGTAAAGTCCCCGGAGCAGATGATCATGCGGTCCCCGGAACCGGTGAATTGGACCGTGCCCCTGGACACCGGGAAAACGTTCACTGTCACGCAAAACGTCAGAGAAG AACCCCTGACGCGTCCGCATAGCGAGGCAAAGACATGGGCACCCTCTTCTCTGCCGTCGGCACCTCAATCGGCACCACCTGAGCTCGCGGCGCAGCACAAGTCGCAACATTCCCAGCATTCCGGTTATAAATCGCCTGAGAGCGAAAGCATTTCCATCGGTAGCTTCAGCGGCTTGAACGGGCACAAGGACATGGACTGGGAAAGAGACAGCCCGTTGCCGACCCGTGCTCAGGGTATCAGCACTCCTACGCAGGTTGAGAAG GAATCGGGGGGAGCGGAGGAGGAGTCCAAAGACCAACCGAAATCGGAACCATCGATAAAGCCAGTGGCGGGTACGAATCTGAGATGTCTGGAGGACCCAGGTTTCGAGTACGAGAGAAAGGAAACGGGTCAGCCTACAACGACGGCGACAATGACGACACCGTCGTCGTCGGTGACTCCTCAACAGGGTTATCGTATCCTAGAAGCCGAGTCGCCTCAAGGGGGTACCGGtgccggcggtggtggtggtggcgtggGGGGCGTAGTAGGTAGCAGCGGGGGTAGTTATCACGTGCTCGAGGCACCGACGGTTGTTCCAGGCTCGGCGCAGCGTTCAGCGGCGAGCGAAGTGTTGGAGAAAGCGCGGAATCGGTTCGACAAGTTCTGGGGAAAAGGTAGCGGCTCGGAGAATTAG
- the LOC143152095 gene encoding uncharacterized protein LOC143152095 isoform X6 gives MIGSFWNLCRACPSMPIDKQLHSEYRSTYTWHEYTGPHQEHTVVRRAPQPPPTSTTQASAKLQSAKSTEDENNEGPTLEPPLPRRKKCPELAYKTHEFITAADGGGIDAVESNVVADKVREVTAQSGLPPSQLSKAISRISTEYRLQFAWPRRPQLTNGETVPPGVTAAGAPAGVQASELEPLVGGTGTDTIDGVVPEGDEREEDMSDLKIAFRGKKSGRTVRIMDDKGPSKQQEKPFPTAEVIELRRLADEYKHRDWGCGLAAEDEASLWKRVSSNHALNALSLARSVTKEEKEKENTRKVAPITMTMTMPPAGRPSSVQARPMHGLLQDDAKADTERAIARARKDFLIRHHLDRTTGVVLLDDDEFFASGDGALLPSPTREKLEPVIPRRREDTKEHREEVQPKTKSSPKNSPRTGRSQSLGPCVTERRSPKRQPPRAPSVTKDAREKEKEPKDKEKEQREKSGEPERHPRPTGVSVTGPGRVRWSIREPSTISSTGPSTSVPPLPPPPSGPGPTPFHRRPPQVHRKSFLATTAPPHRPLHHAKPSTTNTTTTTTTTTVKPPVKHSVHTSVHHPPTSSAAAAARPDRVKDISRCQGPNEAQPKTARDDPAAAAAAAAAADPSKSSSDSRYASNQAATAVQPMTAEPQINGDATGGDSSVASTPPSQTQPPVSATAASPWIDDEPVVKSPPEPTRVKSPEQMIMRSPEPVNWTVPLDTGKTFTVTQNVREEPLTRPHSEAKTWAPSSLPSAPQSAPPELAAQHKSQHSQHSGYKSPESESISIGSFSGLNGHKDMDWERDSPLPTRAQGISTPTQVEKESGGAEEESKDQPKSEPSIKPVAGTNLRCLEDPGFEYERKETGQPTTTATMTTPSSSVTPQQGYRILEAESPQGGTGAGGGGGGVGGVVGSSGGSYHVLEAPTVVPGSAQRSAASEVLEKARNRFDKFWGKGSGSEN, from the exons GACCCACCTTGGAACCACCGTTGCCGAGACGAAAGAAATGCCCGGAGCTCGCGTACAAGACGCACGAATTTATAACGGCGGCCGACGGAGGTGGCATAGATGCCGTCGAGTCGAACGTTGTAGCTGACAAAGTTCGG GAAGTTACAGCGCAGTCGGGTTTGCCGCCGAGTCAGCTAAGCAAAGCGATATCCCGTATCAGCACCGAGTATCGGCTGCAGTTCGCCTGGCCTAGACGACCTCAACTGACAAATGGCGAGACAGTGCCACCGGGAGTCACGGCCGCGGGAGCGCCTGCAG GAGTACAGGCATCGGAACTGGAGCCCCTGGTCGGAGGAACTGGAACGGACACCATCGACGGAGTGGTGCCCGAGGGCGATGAGCGCGAGGAGGACATGTCGGATTTGAAAATAGCTTTCAG GGGTAAAAAATCAGGTAGAACCGTAAGGATAATGGATGATAAAGGGCCGAGCAAACAACAGGAGAAACCATTTCCTACCGCAGAGGTGATCGAGCTTAGGCGACTCGCTGACGAGTACAAG CATCGCGACTGGGGTTGCGGTCTGGCAGCCGAGGACGAAGCTTCGCTGTGGAAACGAGTCTCCAGTAACCATGCTCTCAACGCGCTGTCCCTTGCCAG GTCAGTGACgaaggaagagaaagagaaagagaacacGAGGAAAGTCGCACCGATTACCATGACGATGACCATGCCACCCGCGGGTCGACCATCTTCGGTGCAAGCTAGACCTATGCACGGATTGTTGCAGGACGATGCCAAAGCG GATACCGAAAGAGCCATCGCTCGCGCAAGAAAGGATTTCTTGATCCGCCATCATCTGGATCGCACCACCGGTGTCG TCCTCCTAGATGATGACGAATTCTTTGCGTCAGGCGACGGAGCACTGCTTCCCTCTCCGACGAGAGAGAAGCTGGAGCCCGTGATACCGCGACGTCGAGAGGACACGAAGGAACACCGGGAGGAAGTTCAGCCCAAGACGAAATCCAGCCCGAAGAACAGCCCGAGAACAGGCCGTTCTCAGAGTCTTGGACCATGCGTCACCGAGCGTCGATCACCGAAACGCCAACCACCGCGCGCACCATCCGTCACCAAAGACGCCAGG gagaaagagaaggagcCGAAGGATAAGGAGAAAGAGCAGAGGGAGAAGAGCGGTGAGCCTGAAAGGCATCCACGACCGA CGGGTGTTTCAGTCACGGGCCCTGGTCGCGTGCGTTGGAGCATACGGGAACCCTCGACGATTTCCTCAACGGGTCCGTCGACCAGCGTGCCGCCATTACCGCCACCACCCTCCGGCCCAGGGCCTACTCCGTTCCACAGGAGGCCCCCACAGGTTCATCGGAAAT CCTTCCTCGCAACCACCGCTCCTCCCCATCGCCCTCTTCATCACGCCAAACCCTCAACCACCAatacaaccaccaccaccacaacTACCACTGTAAAACCCCCGGTAAAGCATTCAGTTCATACGAGTGTCCATCACCCACCTACGTCGAGCGCTGCCGCTGCGGCCAGGCCGGACCGTGTTAAAGATATAAGCCGGTGCCAAGGTCCGAACGAAGCTCAGCCAAAAACGGCCCGCGACGATCCAGCTGCGGCTGCGGCCGCAGCCGCCGCCGCCGATCCATCCAAATCATCCTCCGATAGTCGATACGCGTCAAACCAAGCCGCTACCGCCGTCCAACCTA TGACAGCGGAACCGCAAATAAACGGGGACGCAACCGGCGGGGATTCGAGCGTCGCCTCGACCCCACCCTCGCAGACGCAACCACCGGTGTCTGCAACTGCCGCAAGCCCGTGGATCGACGACGAACCGGTGGTGAAAAGTCCACCGGAACCTACCAGGGTAAAGTCCCCGGAGCAGATGATCATGCGGTCCCCGGAACCGGTGAATTGGACCGTGCCCCTGGACACCGGGAAAACGTTCACTGTCACGCAAAACGTCAGAGAAG AACCCCTGACGCGTCCGCATAGCGAGGCAAAGACATGGGCACCCTCTTCTCTGCCGTCGGCACCTCAATCGGCACCACCTGAGCTCGCGGCGCAGCACAAGTCGCAACATTCCCAGCATTCCGGTTATAAATCGCCTGAGAGCGAAAGCATTTCCATCGGTAGCTTCAGCGGCTTGAACGGGCACAAGGACATGGACTGGGAAAGAGACAGCCCGTTGCCGACCCGTGCTCAGGGTATCAGCACTCCTACGCAGGTTGAGAAG GAATCGGGGGGAGCGGAGGAGGAGTCCAAAGACCAACCGAAATCGGAACCATCGATAAAGCCAGTGGCGGGTACGAATCTGAGATGTCTGGAGGACCCAGGTTTCGAGTACGAGAGAAAGGAAACGGGTCAGCCTACAACGACGGCGACAATGACGACACCGTCGTCGTCGGTGACTCCTCAACAGGGTTATCGTATCCTAGAAGCCGAGTCGCCTCAAGGGGGTACCGGtgccggcggtggtggtggtggcgtggGGGGCGTAGTAGGTAGCAGCGGGGGTAGTTATCACGTGCTCGAGGCACCGACGGTTGTTCCAGGCTCGGCGCAGCGTTCAGCGGCGAGCGAAGTGTTGGAGAAAGCGCGGAATCGGTTCGACAAGTTCTGGGGAAAAGGTAGCGGCTCGGAGAATTAG
- the LOC143152095 gene encoding uncharacterized protein LOC143152095 isoform X10: protein MIGSFWNLCRACPSMPIDKQLHSEYRSTYTWHEYTGPHQEHTVVRRAPQPPPTSTTQASAKLQSAKSTEDENNEGPTLEPPLPRRKKCPELAYKTHEFITAADGGGIDAVESNVVADKVREVTAQSGLPPSQLSKAISRISTEYRLQFAWPRRPQLTNGETVPPGVTAAGAPAGTTGPPRKSLSMGALKQGIAPTGPAPVHKKRPGDVDHKRDGVQASELEPLVGGTGTDTIDGVVPEGDEREEDMSDLKIAFRGKKSGRTVRIMDDKGPSKQQEKPFPTAEVIELRRLADEYKHRDWGCGLAAEDEASLWKRVSSNHALNALSLARSVTKEEKEKENTRKVAPITMTMTMPPAGRPSSVQARPMHGLLQDDAKADTERAIARARKDFLIRHHLDRTTGVVLLDDDEFFASGDGALLPSPTREKLEPVIPRRREDTKEHREEVQPKTKSSPKNSPRTGRSQSLGPCVTERRSPKRQPPRAPSVTKDAREKEKEPKDKEKEQREKSGEPERHPRPTGVSVTGPGRVRWSIREPSTISSTGPSTSVPPLPPPPSGPGPTPFHRRPPQVHRKLTAEPQINGDATGGDSSVASTPPSQTQPPVSATAASPWIDDEPVVKSPPEPTRVKSPEQMIMRSPEPVNWTVPLDTGKTFTVTQNVREEPLTRPHSEAKTWAPSSLPSAPQSAPPELAAQHKSQHSQHSGYKSPESESISIGSFSGLNGHKDMDWERDSPLPTRAQGISTPTQVEKESGGAEEESKDQPKSEPSIKPVAGTNLRCLEDPGFEYERKETGQPTTTATMTTPSSSVTPQQGYRILEAESPQGGTGAGGGGGGVGGVVGSSGGSYHVLEAPTVVPGSAQRSAASEVLEKARNRFDKFWGKGSGSEN from the exons GACCCACCTTGGAACCACCGTTGCCGAGACGAAAGAAATGCCCGGAGCTCGCGTACAAGACGCACGAATTTATAACGGCGGCCGACGGAGGTGGCATAGATGCCGTCGAGTCGAACGTTGTAGCTGACAAAGTTCGG GAAGTTACAGCGCAGTCGGGTTTGCCGCCGAGTCAGCTAAGCAAAGCGATATCCCGTATCAGCACCGAGTATCGGCTGCAGTTCGCCTGGCCTAGACGACCTCAACTGACAAATGGCGAGACAGTGCCACCGGGAGTCACGGCCGCGGGAGCGCCTGCAGGTACGACAGGACCACCTAGAAAGTCTCTCAGCATGGGAGCTCTTAAGCAGGGTATCGCGCCTACAGGACCTGCCCCGGTTCACAAGAAACGACCCGGCGATGTCGATCATAAACGCGATG GAGTACAGGCATCGGAACTGGAGCCCCTGGTCGGAGGAACTGGAACGGACACCATCGACGGAGTGGTGCCCGAGGGCGATGAGCGCGAGGAGGACATGTCGGATTTGAAAATAGCTTTCAG GGGTAAAAAATCAGGTAGAACCGTAAGGATAATGGATGATAAAGGGCCGAGCAAACAACAGGAGAAACCATTTCCTACCGCAGAGGTGATCGAGCTTAGGCGACTCGCTGACGAGTACAAG CATCGCGACTGGGGTTGCGGTCTGGCAGCCGAGGACGAAGCTTCGCTGTGGAAACGAGTCTCCAGTAACCATGCTCTCAACGCGCTGTCCCTTGCCAG GTCAGTGACgaaggaagagaaagagaaagagaacacGAGGAAAGTCGCACCGATTACCATGACGATGACCATGCCACCCGCGGGTCGACCATCTTCGGTGCAAGCTAGACCTATGCACGGATTGTTGCAGGACGATGCCAAAGCG GATACCGAAAGAGCCATCGCTCGCGCAAGAAAGGATTTCTTGATCCGCCATCATCTGGATCGCACCACCGGTGTCG TCCTCCTAGATGATGACGAATTCTTTGCGTCAGGCGACGGAGCACTGCTTCCCTCTCCGACGAGAGAGAAGCTGGAGCCCGTGATACCGCGACGTCGAGAGGACACGAAGGAACACCGGGAGGAAGTTCAGCCCAAGACGAAATCCAGCCCGAAGAACAGCCCGAGAACAGGCCGTTCTCAGAGTCTTGGACCATGCGTCACCGAGCGTCGATCACCGAAACGCCAACCACCGCGCGCACCATCCGTCACCAAAGACGCCAGG gagaaagagaaggagcCGAAGGATAAGGAGAAAGAGCAGAGGGAGAAGAGCGGTGAGCCTGAAAGGCATCCACGACCGA CGGGTGTTTCAGTCACGGGCCCTGGTCGCGTGCGTTGGAGCATACGGGAACCCTCGACGATTTCCTCAACGGGTCCGTCGACCAGCGTGCCGCCATTACCGCCACCACCCTCCGGCCCAGGGCCTACTCCGTTCCACAGGAGGCCCCCACAGGTTCATCGGAAAT TGACAGCGGAACCGCAAATAAACGGGGACGCAACCGGCGGGGATTCGAGCGTCGCCTCGACCCCACCCTCGCAGACGCAACCACCGGTGTCTGCAACTGCCGCAAGCCCGTGGATCGACGACGAACCGGTGGTGAAAAGTCCACCGGAACCTACCAGGGTAAAGTCCCCGGAGCAGATGATCATGCGGTCCCCGGAACCGGTGAATTGGACCGTGCCCCTGGACACCGGGAAAACGTTCACTGTCACGCAAAACGTCAGAGAAG AACCCCTGACGCGTCCGCATAGCGAGGCAAAGACATGGGCACCCTCTTCTCTGCCGTCGGCACCTCAATCGGCACCACCTGAGCTCGCGGCGCAGCACAAGTCGCAACATTCCCAGCATTCCGGTTATAAATCGCCTGAGAGCGAAAGCATTTCCATCGGTAGCTTCAGCGGCTTGAACGGGCACAAGGACATGGACTGGGAAAGAGACAGCCCGTTGCCGACCCGTGCTCAGGGTATCAGCACTCCTACGCAGGTTGAGAAG GAATCGGGGGGAGCGGAGGAGGAGTCCAAAGACCAACCGAAATCGGAACCATCGATAAAGCCAGTGGCGGGTACGAATCTGAGATGTCTGGAGGACCCAGGTTTCGAGTACGAGAGAAAGGAAACGGGTCAGCCTACAACGACGGCGACAATGACGACACCGTCGTCGTCGGTGACTCCTCAACAGGGTTATCGTATCCTAGAAGCCGAGTCGCCTCAAGGGGGTACCGGtgccggcggtggtggtggtggcgtggGGGGCGTAGTAGGTAGCAGCGGGGGTAGTTATCACGTGCTCGAGGCACCGACGGTTGTTCCAGGCTCGGCGCAGCGTTCAGCGGCGAGCGAAGTGTTGGAGAAAGCGCGGAATCGGTTCGACAAGTTCTGGGGAAAAGGTAGCGGCTCGGAGAATTAG